In one window of Cytophagaceae bacterium ABcell3 DNA:
- a CDS encoding glycosyltransferase family A protein, giving the protein MKEYFISFFTISMNRLHHLKKTLPANIKDNNEYNNLEFVILDYNSDDGMEEWVKNELGTYLDSGKVKFFRTEEPEFFNRSHSRNMAVNLCSGELICNVDADNFTGQGFASFLNAEFNKDSNIVVNSNFHGEYMPYKDAFGRFGAWRSDFHKVGGYDESMTSYGYEDIDLYERLVMMGRKEVKIKNFDFLRSISHGNEDRLEQEHFNKNLDRFYVAYDIGSTKVIFLYKDGTFESGTLNEKHEFYPGLFTIEGGVWDKGRWKEESSFLMLNFSIGREEKLFTDNQGLCYLLKKPEIRLTFFKVEDSNFLENVKSSYSIVTNASKYQKNMNERSLWVNTEGYGRGTVFGSQSMKVVKEPAKKDSKGKVSSEFTINQF; this is encoded by the coding sequence ATGAAAGAGTATTTTATAAGTTTTTTCACAATAAGCATGAACCGGCTTCATCATTTGAAGAAAACACTTCCGGCTAATATTAAAGACAATAATGAGTATAACAATCTTGAATTCGTTATTCTTGATTATAATTCTGATGACGGTATGGAAGAGTGGGTAAAGAATGAACTAGGAACTTATTTAGATTCTGGGAAGGTGAAATTTTTTAGAACTGAGGAACCGGAGTTTTTTAATAGAAGCCACTCTAGAAATATGGCAGTAAACTTATGTTCCGGTGAGCTTATTTGTAATGTTGATGCAGATAACTTCACAGGTCAAGGATTTGCCTCTTTCTTGAATGCCGAATTTAACAAAGATTCGAATATTGTTGTAAACAGCAACTTTCATGGCGAATACATGCCATACAAAGATGCTTTTGGAAGGTTTGGCGCATGGAGAAGTGACTTTCATAAGGTCGGCGGCTATGATGAATCTATGACCAGCTATGGGTATGAAGACATAGACCTTTATGAAAGACTTGTTATGATGGGCAGAAAAGAGGTTAAAATTAAAAACTTTGATTTTCTAAGGTCAATATCGCATGGTAACGAAGATAGACTGGAGCAGGAACATTTTAATAAAAACCTTGACCGTTTTTATGTTGCATATGATATAGGCTCTACTAAAGTAATTTTCCTATACAAAGATGGTACTTTTGAGTCTGGAACCTTAAATGAAAAACATGAGTTTTATCCGGGTCTTTTTACTATAGAAGGAGGGGTCTGGGATAAAGGAAGGTGGAAAGAAGAAAGTTCATTTCTGATGCTAAACTTTTCTATAGGGAGAGAGGAAAAACTTTTTACTGATAATCAAGGCTTGTGTTACCTTTTGAAAAAACCTGAAATTCGTCTTACGTTTTTTAAAGTTGAAGATTCAAATTTCCTAGAAAATGTAAAATCCTCCTACTCTATTGTTACAAATGCAAGTAAATATCAGAAAAATATGAATGAAAGGAGCCTATGGGTAAACACCGAGGGCTATGGCCGTGGTACTGTTTTTGGCTCACAATCAATGAAGGTAGTTAAAGAGCCTGCAAAGAAAGATTCCAAGGGTAAAGTTTCTTCTGAGTTTACTATTAACCAATTCTAA